ACGTCTTCAATCACCAAACCCACCATCGCGGTCAAGCTCACGCCATTTTGACAGCGCTCGGTGTTAGCGAACCTGACCCCCTCGACCTTTTAATCATGTTTCGTGTGGCTAGAAGTGAGTAGATTAGCGATCGCTATCGGTAGAGCCAGCAGCACGACTAGGACAGAAATAAACCCAGCCTTTGGTTGGTTAGAACGTGTCCATCGCCATTTATAGTGGAATTGCAGTCAATTCTTAAGCGATTGTGAAAGCAATTACTCTCCTCGGCTCCACTGGCTCGATTGGTACGCAAACGCTAGACATCGTGGCTCAATATCCCGATCAATTTCGGATTGTTGGGTTAGCAGCGGGACGGAATGTCGAACTACTGGCGCAACAGATTCGGCAATTTAAGCCAGAAATTGTGGCCCTTTGTGACGAGGAGAAGTTACCTGAGCTGAAAGCGGCGATCGCAGACCTTGACCCCCAACCGATTCTGCTCACGGGGGATGCAGGGATTGTGGAAGTGGCGCGGTATGGTGACTCAGAAGCTGTCGTAACAGGGATTGTCGGCTGTGCAGGCTTACTCCCCACGATCGCGGCCATTGAAGCAGGGAAAGATATTGCCCTCGCCAATAAAGAAACTTTGATTGCAGGTGGCCCTGTGGTGCTGCCCTTAGTCGAGAAACATGGCATCAAACTATTGCCTGCTGACTCTGAGCACTCCGCCATTTTCCAGTGTTTGCACGGAGTCCCCAAAGGTGGACTGCGACGAATTCTCCTGACTGCTTCCGGTGGCGCTTTCCGCGATTGGCCTGTGGAGAAACTGCCCCAAGTGACGGTAGCCGATGCCCTCAAGCATCCCAACTGGTCAATGGGTCGGAAGATTACGGTAGATTCTGCCACCTTGATGAACAAAGGCTTGGAAGTCATCGAAGCGCACTACCTCTTCGGCATGGACTACGACGACATCGAAATCGTTATCCATCCCCAAAGCATCATTCACTCACTGATTGAATTACAAGACACTTCTGTCTTGGCCCAACTCGGTTGGCCCGATATGCGCTTGCCGTTGCTCTACGCCCTTTCCTGGCCCGATCGCATCTACACCAATTGGGAACGCCTCGACTTGGTGAAAGCAGGCGACCTCACCTTCCGCGCCCCCGATCACCAGAAGTATCCTTGTATGCAGTTGGCTTATGCTGCTGGCCGTGCAGGTGGCTCTATGCCTGCTGTCCTCAACGCTGCAAACGAACAAGCAGTCGCTCTGTTCCTCGACGAGAAAATTCGCTTCTTGGATATCCCTCGCTTAATCGAAACGGCTTGCGATCGCTACCAAACCCAAAACTCAGCCACTCCTTCCTTAGAAGATATTGTGGCTGCTGACCAGTGGGCGAGACAAGCCGTTCTGCAAGCCACTGAGGAACTGAACCAAGGCGATCGCCTGATTTCTCTGCGCTAATATCGACTCATTCCACTTATTCTTTTGGCACTTGAGTTATGCAGCGCCCAACCCATCAGCACGTTCCGCAAATTCTAGGAGCGATCGTGTTAGTGGGTGGATTTCTGACTGGTTGTGCCACAACTAGCTCTCTCGCCAACTCAGCAAACTCAAATCACCAAGCTGAGCAGTTCTATCAAGCTGGATTGGCTCGGCTGGAGGAGAAGGACTATCCAGGAGCACTCGAAAACTGGGACAAAGCGATCGCGGCTGATCCTAGTTATGGTAATGCTTACTATCACCGGGGCTTGGTACATCGCTTAGCTGGAGACTACGCCAGTGCTTTGCAAGACTATACCAAAGCGATCCAACTTAACCCTGGCTCTATGATTGCCTATGACAATCGGGGATTTGTGCGCTCAGAGTTAGGAGACAATCAAGGGGCGATTGCTGACTATAGCCGAGTGATTCAACTCAATCCCAAGTTCGCAGGTGCTTATCATAGTCGTGGCAAGATTCATCTGAAACTGAAGGATTACTCAAGAGCTATGCAGGACTTCAACCAAGCGATCCAGCGCGCTCCAAGTTCCGGTCAGGCGTACTACTATCGAGCGAAAACGTATCTGAGTCTAGGCGATCGCTCCAAAGCACTGACAGATTTACAACAGGCCGTTAAACGGCTGACCCTGCCTGAAGACCAATCAGATCGCCAAGCTGCGATCGCCACTATCCAAGAGTTGCAGCAATCGTTAAAGTAGGAACCAATTTTAGCTACATCAAAGTCGGAGGTGACATGATGGGTGGAGAACTGATCCTGCTCTTAGCTGCCCTGATCGTGGCGGCGTTGGTCTTTACAGCTTTAGTCAACTTGGTCAAAACCACTGTAAAAACGGCCATCTTGGTCGCCTTAGTGATTTTGGCGCTGCAACTGTTGTTTGGGATTGGTTTCCAAGAAGTGTGGAATCAAGTTCTCCAAATTGTGCAGGCTGTTTGGCAATTTGTGTTTGGTGGCTAACCTTCAGTGGTGAATTGCCAATCCTTTAGCTCACGCTTACTAGTCGAGCTAAGGCGTCTTTAACAGCGGGTGGAAGCCTCCGCATGATTTTGCCTTTTTCTCGGTCAACTGCTACCAAGATCACCCGCGCTGTCAGATACAGTTCCTCACCGTCCGGAGATTGAATCTGGTAATCCCAGTTGATTCGCACCCCATCCACATCAGCCATCCGAGCTTTGACGATCGCTGACATCCCTAAGCGCAGACCTCGGTGGTAACGCACCGACAGATCCACTACAGGTAAGTCACAACCCAACGCGACTAGGTCAGCATAATCAATGCCGATCGCGCGTAGGCATTCAATCCGAGCTTCTTCCATCCAAGCCACATAAGCACCGTGCCAAACGGCTCCTGCATAGTCAGTATGGTTAGGATGAACCCGCACCGGGTACTCAAACCAACTTCCCGATGCAAACAACGGTGGGCTTTGAATGGCTCCCGAAGTAGGGACTTGAGGTTGTATTTGTTTACTTTCCGACACGTTGCGATCGCCTAAAAAATCTAAGTTTTACATTAATTTCTAAACTAATTTTTACACTAATTGTTCACATTATTTAAGTTTGCCTAGACCCAGTTTTGCTCAACTAATTCAAACTGTCGCTTTTTGCTTCCCTACTTAGGACAAAAACTGACTTGGATTACTACAAAACCTTTACACAGATACTTTTGGCCTAATAATCGTGACACTTCTTAACAAGAAGTTGGAATCACAAATCTTTAAGAGAATGAGACCATTCACTATCAGTAGATATGATGATCCTGTAAGAAGAAGGCTAAAGTTTTTCAGCCAATTGATCATTCAACGTAATGAATGATTAAAAGGTGTTACTAATCTCACTGAACTGTTCGGGCATTAACTTAAGAAACTAGACAATTTTTTGGGCACGAGGCGAAACCATGATTGAGAGAATTCTGCTAGCTGACTCCGGAAATGGACACTCTGAAGAGATGCTCAAGGCTTTAATGGCCATTCCGTCCATGCAACGGGCATCCGTTACAGTTCTCCACGTAGTACAGCCCCAAATTACGGCTGAAGCAATGGCTGCAAAGCGAGAGCAAGGCCAGCAGCTCTTAGAGGCGGCTGTGCAATCCCTGCACCTTGATTCGGGCCATGTTACGACGATTTTACGGGAAGGCAATCCTAAGGATGAAGTCTGCCGCGTCGCTGATGAGATTGATGCCGATCTCGTGATTATGGGTTCCCGTGGCCTCAAGCGCCTAGAGGCAATTTTAGAAGACTCTGTCAGCCAGTATGTGTTCCAAGCTTCTTCTCGTCCCATGTTGTTTGTGAAGGACGACATTTATGTGAAGCAAATCCATCGTGTCATGGTGGCGATGGATAACTCTGATTCAGCTAAAAAGTCACTTGACTTAGCGACCTTCTTGCTGCGCGATGTGAAGGGCGGACAGTTGCTCTTGACTCACGTCAATCCCAAGAAGGAGCGATCAGGCATAACCATGCAAAATCCAGAGCAAGATCCTGTCTTGGCTCCTGCGGTGGCAGCAGCGAAAAAGTGGGGCATTGCCTACCGTTGCATTTCCACGAGTGGCAAGCCAGGGGAAGAAATTTGCCGCTTAGCCGAAGAGATGAGCGTTGACCTATTGATGCTCGGCTCTCCCGATCGCCGTCCAATGATTGGCAAAAACTTGCCCGATCTCGATCGTCTCCTCGGTGGCTCCCTATCAGATTATGTCCGAGTTTATGCCAACTGCCCTGTACTGCTAGAGCGAACAGTCGGCTAAGCCTGAAGTTAAATTGAGTTGAGTCAAATAACCTGGGCCAGAAGCAAACATTGCTAAGATCTGCCCCAGGTTGTTTCTTTTTGAACTAACCTCAGAGCTGTTCCGGTGGCGCTATCTTAGAGCAAAGCCTGGTTTGAAGGGTGAAACGTGGCAGAAAGAATCAGAGCGGCTCGAAATCGTACTCTGACGTTGACAGAGGCAGAGCGATCGCATTACCCATCCCAACTGTTACAGCTATCTGGCCCAGTCACCGCTGAGACGATTCTCAATCAAACGATTTGCCAAGATTTGTTTCAAGTTTTGGATTGGCTCCCAGAGCAATTTGTCGATTTGCTGGTTATTGACCCTCCCTATAACCTCACCAAACAGTTCAATCAACAATGGGTAAAGCAGCGATCGCTCGAAGCATACAGCGATTGGGTGGATAGCTGGTTGTCTCGACTGGTACGGGTACTCAAGCCCACAGCCTCGGTTTATCTCTGTGGTGACTGGCAATCTTCCTTGGCCCTCTACGCGATCGCCTCGCGCTATTTTACGGTGCGTAATCGCATCACTTGGGAACGCGAAAAAGGTCGGGGAGCCAAAGCCAATTGGAAAAACTGTGCCGAAGATATTTGGTTTTGTACCGTCTCCAAAGACTACTACTTCGATGCTGAGGCAGTGCAACTGAAGCGCCAAGTGCGTGCTCCCTATACCGACGGGACAGGGCAACCCAAAGATTGGCAAAATACCGCAGAAGGTAACTTTCGGCTCACAGCTGCTTCTAATCTTTGGACGGATATGACCGTGCCCTTCTGGTCTATGCCCGAAAACACTGACCATCCTACTCAGAAGCCAGAGAAGCTAATTGCCAAAATCATTCTGGCTAGCTCACCTGTGGGTGCTGTCGTCCTCGATCCATTTCTCGGTTCAGGGACTACTTCGGTTGTTGCCAAGAAGCTAGAGCGACAGTTTGTCGGCATTGAGCTAGATGAGTACTATGCTTGCCTAGCGCTAAAACGTCTAGCCCTAGCAGAGAGCGATCGCCACATTCAAGGCTACTGCGATCGCGTTTTCTGGGAGCGCAACACATTGCCCCACCAAAGAACATTGCTCAAACGTAGATTTTTGTCTCAGCCATAGCAAAAGCGCCACACTTTTGAGAAGTAGGCGCTTAGCAGTATCAATCCAATTCAGTTGTTCAGTTGATTGATCAAAAACGTAAATTAACGCAAGTTTTGAAGCTGTTGGAAGGAGAGTAAAATCACCAACTCATAGTTGCTCGGTCTCCTAAGCAATCTACTTGTCTTCGTCTGCTGCTTGGCGGCTAGCAGTTTGGATATAAAGAATCAGCAAAAACACAGTGGGAACCAACACAAACAAAATACTTGCGACAAATCCTAGCTCATTAACTTCCATTACCCAGCCTCAATTTCATTTCAAAGTTACTAGCAGGCCCAGCTTACTCAAGCAAACAAGTTACCGCTTACTGGCAATGCTGTCGTCAGAACTGGGCTTTGAAAGAGCCTTAAGTGCCCTGTCTATCTTGTATCACAGATGGGCTGTCTACTAACACCTACTCTTCCGATCTCCCATCAACGGCTCTTGGGCTTAGTGTTTACGCTCACAGGCCCATTCACCAAAGCTTGGCAAGCCAACCGATAGTTGTCAGGCTTCTTCTTGAGTTTACGATCCTCAACCTCAGTCCGAGGAGAAAGATTATCAAGACCTTCCACAACCTCAACAATGCAGGTGCCACATTGGCCGTACCCGCCACAGTTCGTCATTTTGCCAATGAGGGTATAAATATCAATCCCATTCTCGATCGCCTTAAACCTCAAGTTGGCCCCATCCGCCGCGATCACCTCTTTATCTTCTTTGACGAACTTAATATTTCCCATACCCGTTCCCCTCGTTCTCGCTTCGTTACATTCACCCGTCATCACAAAAGCTGCTTTATCCCAGTGGCATAGATGTTGCCGCAAAAATGTAACAGCCTAACCAGTAAGATTCAAGAAACGCAAATTCTTTCTCAGAATCAAAGCTCCCCGTTTCTAAGCTAACAAATGAATTGATGCTGACCTGACCCAGAACGTTGTATCCTGCTAGCTTTCAGTCAACAACCGTAAAGATGCCAGGATATTGAAGAGTAATTACAAGTCACAAAGGACTATTGCAGAACCATCAACTTTACTTGCATTAGGCTCTAACACTGGTTACACTTCTTTATACATTTCATCTTTATAAGCGCATTGTCAAACTGCTTAAGCTGTCTTGTTTAGAGACAATTTTGGTAGACAGTGCTAAACGGCAAAAGAGTTACAGCGGTTCCAGATCTGGTAGGTTTATCAGTATCCGGCACCTTAACAAAATGCTGAAAGAAGCGTTGAAGTAGGAATATTTAGAGGAGGAGCGTAGTCAATGGGACTACCCTGGTACCGAGTACACACAGTCGTTCTGAATGATCCAGGGCGGCTGATTGCTGTACACCTAATGCACACTGCCCTTGTGGCAGGCTGGGCCGGTTCAATGGCGTTGTATGAACTGGCTATTTTCGATCCTAGCGATCCCGTCCTGAATCCCATGTGGCGTCAGGGCATGTTCGTTCTACCCTTCATGACTCGTTTGGGCGTCACCCAATCTTGGGGTGGCTGGAGCATTGCAGGTGAAGCAGCTGCCAATCCTGGTATCTGGTCATTTGAAGGTGTTGCAGCTGCTCACATTATCCTTTCCGGTCTATTATTCCTCGCTGCCTGCTGGCACTGGGTTTATTGGGATCTAGAACTGTTTAGAGATCCTCGGACTGGCGAGCCTGCCCTCGACTTGCCAAAAATGTTTGGCATTCACTTGTTCTTGTCTGGTCTACTCTGCTTTGGCTTTGGTGCATTCCACCTGTCAGGCTTGTTTGGACCTGGAATGTGGGTTTCCGACCCCTATGGCTTAACAGGCAGCGTTCAGCCTGTGGCTCCAGAATGGGGACCCGCCGGATTTAACCCCTTCAACCCTGGTGGGATTGTGGCCCACCACATTGCGGCTGGAACGGTTGGCATTATTGCTGGTTTATTCCACCTCAGTGTTCGTCCTCCTGAGCGTCTCTATAGAGCGTTGCGGATGGGTAACATTGAGACTGTACTTTCTAGCAGTATTGCGGCTGTTTTCTTTGCTGCCTTTGTGGTTGCAGGCACGATGTGGTATGGCAACGCTGCTACCCCCATCGAATTGTTTGGCCCCACTCGCTATCAATGGGACCAAGGTTACTTCCAGCAAGAAATTAACCGTCGCGTTGAATCGAGCGTTGCTGGAGGCAGCAGCCTACAAGCAGCTTGGTCTGAAATTCCTGAGAAACTTGCGTTCTACGACTATGTCGGCAACAACCCTGCGAAGGGTGGTTTGTTCCGTACTGGTCCCATGAACAAAGGTGATGGGATTGCTCAAACTTGGCTAGGCCACCCTGTCTTCAAAGACTCTGAAGGTCGCGAGCTGTTTGTGCGTCGTATTCCTAACTTCTTTGAGAACTTCCCAGTTGTCTTGACAGACAGCGAAGGCATAGTTCGGGCAGACATTCCCTTCCGTCGGGCTGAATCTAAATACAGCTTTGAGCAGACTGGAGTGACTGTTAGCCTCTACGGTGGCGAACTCGATGGCAAAACCTTCGACGATCCTGCAACTGTGAAGCGCTATGCTCGTGCAGCTCAATTGGGTGAGCCCTTCCAGTTCGATCGCGAAACTTTGAACTCTGACGGGGTATTCCGTACCAGCCCTCGTGGTTGGTTTACCTTTGGACACGCCGTCTTTGCCCTCTTGTTCTTCTTCGGTCACATCTGGCACGGTTCTCGGACTCTGTTCCGCGACGTGTTTGCTGGGGTTGAGGCTGACCTAGAGGAGCAAGTTGAATGGGGTCTGTTCCAGAAAGTGGGCGACAAGAGCACCCGCCGGAAGGAAGCTGTCTAAACCTCTGTATGAGAAGGGAGAATGGTTTGGCGGCATCTCACCCATAGCGGTTAGTTCGTTAGGCCGTTCTTCCCGTTCTCTTGATAAACTAACAATTAGCTAGATGCTCAGGAATTTCTGACATGGAAGCCGTTGCTTACATTTTGATTTTGACTTTGGCGATCGGAGTGCTGTTCTTTGCAATTGCCTTCCGCGAACCTCCTCGGATCGGTAAATAGTCGCTGGTAAATAGTTACTATTTACAGGCAGTATTTTTCACAAAGAACAATTTGTGAGAGGCTGGCGGGACTCGGTAATCTGACATTACTAGGGTAAAATTCTCCCAAAAGCAACAATTCAAAGTTTTTGATGACCTGAGCCTTGGCGCTGCTCGTAGAGAGTTATATTGCTCTCAATCTGAACAGTCTGCATCCTGAGTGGCTCAGGTTTTCACCTTTGTTTTTTCCGGCGCAAAGGATTTGGTAAATATGCGGTGTCCCTTCTGCCAGCACCCCGATAATCGCGTTCTTGAGTCTCGCTCTGCGGAGGCGAGCCAAAGCGTGCGACGGCGACGGGAATGCTTGAAGTGTAACCGCCGCTTTACCACTTATGAGCGAATTGAGTATGTGCCGATCGCGATCATTAAGCGAGATGGCGATCGCGAATCATTTGACCGTTCCAAGCTGCTTCGAGGAATTGTACGGGCTTGCGAAAAAACAGGTATCAGCTCAGACCGATTAGAAGCCTTAGTTGATGAAATTGAAGCTGAACTACAGCAAAGAGCGGTACGCGAGGTACCAAGCACCGAGATTGGTGAATTAGTATTGCAGCGCCTACAATTTCTGAGTGAAGTTGCTTATATTCGATTTGCCTCGGTCTACCGTCAGTTTCGTGGCATTCGAGACTTCATTGATACGCTTAATCACCTACAAGGATGTCTTGACCAAGGAGAGTGTGTGAGTACAGCTGCCGAGGACAGAATAGATGCGGGAGCTAGTGCTGATGCAGAACCTGAGCAGGAAACACCTGCTTCCTTTGTGACCTATTCCTAAGCCCATTCCTAAGAATTAAAAAACTGTCATAGAAAGTCACAAAAACCCCTCTAAAGATATTAGAGGGGGAAGCTATTGCGTTATGATAGTTCTTCTGAACCCACAAACCATCTAGAGCAAATCTCCTACAATAGTGCTTGGGGGGGATACAGGTGTAGGCTGCACATTAGTAAACGTGCGTGTACATCGATAGGAGACGAAACTACCAAATAGATTAGACACTGGGAAACAATTAGCATGGTCAATCAGGAAACAACGGCTAAGGACATTGGCTTTACACACGACGATTTTGCAGCCCTACTCGACAAATACGATTATCATTTCAGCCCTGGCGATGTGGTCGCCGGCACAGTATTCAGTTTGGAACCGAGGGGCGCTCTGATTGACATCGGTGCTAAGACGGCTGCTTATATTCCCATTCAGGAGATGTCAATTAACCGAATTGACGCTCCCGAAGAGGTATTACAGTCGAACGAAACTCGCGAATTTTTCATTTTGACGGATGAGAATGAAGATGGACAGTTGACTCTGTCTATTCGTCGAATTGAATACATGCGAGCTTGGGAGCGGGTTCGTCAGTTGCAAGCAGAAGATGCGACGGTTCGCTCTAGCGTATTTGCGACCAACCGGGGTGGTGCGCTGGTCAGAATTGAAGGATTGCGCGGCTTTATTCCTGGTTCTCACATCAGTACTCGTAAGCCTAAAGAAGAACTGGTTGGCGAAGAGCTACCCTTAAAATTCTTAGAAGTAGACGAAGATCGTAACCGCCTAGTCCTCAGTCACCGGCGGGCGCTGGTTGAGCGTAAGATGAACCGCCTAGAAGTTGGTGAGGTGGTCATTGGTACTGTGCGCGGTATTAAGCCTTATGGTGCATTTATCGATATCGGTGGTGTGAGCGGTCTGTTGCACATCTCTGAAATTTCTCACGATCACATTGACACCCCCCACAGCGTCTTCAATGTCAATGATGAAGTGAAGGTCATGATCATTGACTTGGATGCTGAGCGCGGTCGGATTTCTCTCTCGACCAAGCAACTGGAGCCAGAACCCGGCGACATGGTGAAGAATCCTCAAGTTGTCTATGAAAAGGCAGAGGAAATGGCCGCTAAGTATCGTGAGCAGCTCCGAGCTCAGCAAGAGGGCGTGACCATCGAAGAGGTTCCTGCCGCAGTTGAGGAAGTTGAGGAAGAAGTGGTAGAAGCAGCAGTTCCTGAAGAAGTGGTAGAAGAACAACCTTCGGCTGTAGAAATCTAGACTGATCAGCTACTGGGTCTAAGCTACTGGGCTAGTGCTGCTACAGAGCGTTTCTTCTCTGTAAGTTAGCGATCGATTATCTAAGCGTTTTTGAATGAAGAGGGGGCTGACTCCTCTTCATTTTTATTGTCTTAGTTGTATTGTTTTAACGAGTTTGCAGGAGTGATAGATTTGGCGATCGTGCGCTGCCAGCACTTAACCTTTACTAATATTGAAGCGGTGGTTTTTGACAAAGATGGGACGCTGGCGAATTCAGAATCTTTTTTGATCAAGTTAGGTCAGACGC
This region of Trichocoleus desertorum NBK24 genomic DNA includes:
- the dxr gene encoding 1-deoxy-D-xylulose-5-phosphate reductoisomerase; its protein translation is MKAITLLGSTGSIGTQTLDIVAQYPDQFRIVGLAAGRNVELLAQQIRQFKPEIVALCDEEKLPELKAAIADLDPQPILLTGDAGIVEVARYGDSEAVVTGIVGCAGLLPTIAAIEAGKDIALANKETLIAGGPVVLPLVEKHGIKLLPADSEHSAIFQCLHGVPKGGLRRILLTASGGAFRDWPVEKLPQVTVADALKHPNWSMGRKITVDSATLMNKGLEVIEAHYLFGMDYDDIEIVIHPQSIIHSLIELQDTSVLAQLGWPDMRLPLLYALSWPDRIYTNWERLDLVKAGDLTFRAPDHQKYPCMQLAYAAGRAGGSMPAVLNAANEQAVALFLDEKIRFLDIPRLIETACDRYQTQNSATPSLEDIVAADQWARQAVLQATEELNQGDRLISLR
- a CDS encoding tetratricopeptide repeat protein; amino-acid sequence: MQRPTHQHVPQILGAIVLVGGFLTGCATTSSLANSANSNHQAEQFYQAGLARLEEKDYPGALENWDKAIAADPSYGNAYYHRGLVHRLAGDYASALQDYTKAIQLNPGSMIAYDNRGFVRSELGDNQGAIADYSRVIQLNPKFAGAYHSRGKIHLKLKDYSRAMQDFNQAIQRAPSSGQAYYYRAKTYLSLGDRSKALTDLQQAVKRLTLPEDQSDRQAAIATIQELQQSLK
- a CDS encoding thioesterase family protein, which translates into the protein MSESKQIQPQVPTSGAIQSPPLFASGSWFEYPVRVHPNHTDYAGAVWHGAYVAWMEEARIECLRAIGIDYADLVALGCDLPVVDLSVRYHRGLRLGMSAIVKARMADVDGVRINWDYQIQSPDGEELYLTARVILVAVDREKGKIMRRLPPAVKDALARLVSVS
- a CDS encoding universal stress protein, with translation MIERILLADSGNGHSEEMLKALMAIPSMQRASVTVLHVVQPQITAEAMAAKREQGQQLLEAAVQSLHLDSGHVTTILREGNPKDEVCRVADEIDADLVIMGSRGLKRLEAILEDSVSQYVFQASSRPMLFVKDDIYVKQIHRVMVAMDNSDSAKKSLDLATFLLRDVKGGQLLLTHVNPKKERSGITMQNPEQDPVLAPAVAAAKKWGIAYRCISTSGKPGEEICRLAEEMSVDLLMLGSPDRRPMIGKNLPDLDRLLGGSLSDYVRVYANCPVLLERTVG
- a CDS encoding site-specific DNA-methyltransferase, giving the protein MAERIRAARNRTLTLTEAERSHYPSQLLQLSGPVTAETILNQTICQDLFQVLDWLPEQFVDLLVIDPPYNLTKQFNQQWVKQRSLEAYSDWVDSWLSRLVRVLKPTASVYLCGDWQSSLALYAIASRYFTVRNRITWEREKGRGAKANWKNCAEDIWFCTVSKDYYFDAEAVQLKRQVRAPYTDGTGQPKDWQNTAEGNFRLTAASNLWTDMTVPFWSMPENTDHPTQKPEKLIAKIILASSPVGAVVLDPFLGSGTTSVVAKKLERQFVGIELDEYYACLALKRLALAESDRHIQGYCDRVFWERNTLPHQRTLLKRRFLSQP
- the psbM gene encoding photosystem II reaction center protein PsbM, yielding MEVNELGFVASILFVLVPTVFLLILYIQTASRQAADEDK
- a CDS encoding 2Fe-2S iron-sulfur cluster-binding protein gives rise to the protein MGNIKFVKEDKEVIAADGANLRFKAIENGIDIYTLIGKMTNCGGYGQCGTCIVEVVEGLDNLSPRTEVEDRKLKKKPDNYRLACQALVNGPVSVNTKPKSR
- the psbB gene encoding photosystem II chlorophyll-binding protein CP47, which encodes MGLPWYRVHTVVLNDPGRLIAVHLMHTALVAGWAGSMALYELAIFDPSDPVLNPMWRQGMFVLPFMTRLGVTQSWGGWSIAGEAAANPGIWSFEGVAAAHIILSGLLFLAACWHWVYWDLELFRDPRTGEPALDLPKMFGIHLFLSGLLCFGFGAFHLSGLFGPGMWVSDPYGLTGSVQPVAPEWGPAGFNPFNPGGIVAHHIAAGTVGIIAGLFHLSVRPPERLYRALRMGNIETVLSSSIAAVFFAAFVVAGTMWYGNAATPIELFGPTRYQWDQGYFQQEINRRVESSVAGGSSLQAAWSEIPEKLAFYDYVGNNPAKGGLFRTGPMNKGDGIAQTWLGHPVFKDSEGRELFVRRIPNFFENFPVVLTDSEGIVRADIPFRRAESKYSFEQTGVTVSLYGGELDGKTFDDPATVKRYARAAQLGEPFQFDRETLNSDGVFRTSPRGWFTFGHAVFALLFFFGHIWHGSRTLFRDVFAGVEADLEEQVEWGLFQKVGDKSTRRKEAV
- a CDS encoding photosystem II reaction center protein T, which translates into the protein MEAVAYILILTLAIGVLFFAIAFREPPRIGK
- the nrdR gene encoding transcriptional regulator NrdR yields the protein MRCPFCQHPDNRVLESRSAEASQSVRRRRECLKCNRRFTTYERIEYVPIAIIKRDGDRESFDRSKLLRGIVRACEKTGISSDRLEALVDEIEAELQQRAVREVPSTEIGELVLQRLQFLSEVAYIRFASVYRQFRGIRDFIDTLNHLQGCLDQGECVSTAAEDRIDAGASADAEPEQETPASFVTYS
- a CDS encoding 30S ribosomal protein S1, whose amino-acid sequence is MVNQETTAKDIGFTHDDFAALLDKYDYHFSPGDVVAGTVFSLEPRGALIDIGAKTAAYIPIQEMSINRIDAPEEVLQSNETREFFILTDENEDGQLTLSIRRIEYMRAWERVRQLQAEDATVRSSVFATNRGGALVRIEGLRGFIPGSHISTRKPKEELVGEELPLKFLEVDEDRNRLVLSHRRALVERKMNRLEVGEVVIGTVRGIKPYGAFIDIGGVSGLLHISEISHDHIDTPHSVFNVNDEVKVMIIDLDAERGRISLSTKQLEPEPGDMVKNPQVVYEKAEEMAAKYREQLRAQQEGVTIEEVPAAVEEVEEEVVEAAVPEEVVEEQPSAVEI